One Burkholderiales bacterium genomic window, AAAGCCAACGCGGTCTATTAAAAATGGCCAGCGGCAAGGAAATCCGCACCAAGATACGCAGCGTCCAGAACACGCAAAAGATTACGCGCGCCATGGAAATGGTCGCCGCGAGCAAAATGCGTAAAGCGCAAGAGCGCATGCGTGCGGCGCGGCCATATGGCGACAAGATTCGCAATGTCGCCGCCCACATGAGTTTCGCCAACCCCGAATACCGGCATCCGTTTCTGGTCAAGCGGGCGGAAATCAAGCGCGTCGGCATTATCGTCGTGACTTCCGATAAAGGTTTGTGCGGCGGCCTGAATACCAACGTGCTGCGCCTGGCTTTGAGCAAAATGAAGGAGTGGCAGGCGCAGAACATAGACATCGATGTCTGTGCGATCGGCAACAAGGGTTTAGGCTTCATGCAGCGCCTGCGCGCGAAAGTCGTGTCGCAGGTCACCCATCTTGGCGACCGTCCCGAACTCGACAAATTGATCGGCACAGTCAAGCTGATGCTCGACAAGTATTCGGCCGGTGAAATCGACGCGCTTTACATTTTCTACACCGGCTTCATCAACACCATGAAGCAGGAACCGAACATGGAGCAACTGCTGCCTTTGTCCGGTGAACGTCTCGCCGAAAATCGGAAGGACGATGCGGGCACGAAGGGGGCCGGCGAAATTCGCAGCGGCTGGGATTACATTTACGAGCCGGAAGCGCGCACCGTGATCGACGACGTGTTATTGCGCTATGTCGAGGCGCTGATTTATCAGGCTGTAGCCGAAAATATGGCTTCCGAGCAAAGCGCGCGCATGGTCGCGATGAAAGCGGCCTCCGACAATGCGGGTAACGTCATCGATGAATTGAAGCTGATCTATAACAAGACCCGTCAGGCCGCCATCACCAAAGAACTCGCCGAGATCGTTGCCGGCGCGGCAGCGGTCTAGGGCATTCGATTTTCGCCAGCGCATCAAAGGACGACCTGCGGCGGCGTCCGGACTTACCCGATCACGCGCCTCGCCTCGTCTAAAACTTTTTGAACAGGTAGAAACCGAAATGGATCAAGCAAAAGATCAAGTCAAGAGCAAAGGAAAAATCGTCCAAGTAATCGGCGCGGTGGTCGATGTCGATTTTCCGCGCGAAGGCATGCCGAAGGTTTACGACGCCCTGCACATGCCGGATCGCAACCTGACGCTCGAAGTCCAGCAGCAACTGGGCGACGGCGTGGTGCGCACGATCGCCATGGGCTCAACCGATGGCTTGCGCCGCGGCATGGAAGTGACCGGCACCGGCGCGCCTATCATGGTGCCCGTCGGCCCGGGGACTCTGGGGCGCATCATGAACGTCCTCGGCCAACCGATCGATGATGCCGGCCCGGTGCAGGCCGAGAAGACGATGTCGATACACCGTAAAGCGCCAGATTTCGACGAGCTTGCCGCGAGCCAGGATTTGCTCGAAACCGGCATCAAGGTTATCGATCTGATCTGCCCGTTTGCCAAAGGCGGCAAGATCGGCCTGTTCGGCGGCGCCGGCGTCGGCAAAACCGTAAACATGCTGGAGCTGATCCGCAACATCGCGATCGAGCATTCCGGCTTTTCGGTGTTCGCTGGCGTCGGCGAACGCACGCGCGAGGGAAATGATTTTTATCACGAGATGAAGGATTCCAACGTTCTCGACAAGGTCGCGCTGGTTTTCGGCCAGATGAACGAGCCGCCCGGCAACCGTCTGCGCGTGGGCTTAACCGGGTTGACCATGGCCGAATATTTCCGCGACGAAGGCCGCGACGTGCTGCTGTTCATCGACAACATTTATCGCTATACCCTGGCCGGTACCGAAGTCTCGGCGCTGCTCGGTCGTATGCCGTCCGCGGTCGGCTATCAACCGACCCTGGCGGAAGAAATGGGCCGTTTGCAGGAGCGCATCACCTCGACCAAGAAAGGCTCGATCACCTCGATCCAGGCGGTTTACGTTCCGGCCGACGATCTGACCGATCCGTCGCCGGCGACTACGTTCGCTCACCTGGATGCAACCGTCGTGTTATCGCGGCAAGTCGCCGAGCTCGGCATTTATCCGGCTGTCGATCCGCTCGATTCGACATCCCGCCAGCTAGACCCGCTCGTTGTAGGCGAGGAGCATTACAACGTCGCGCGCTCGGTTCAAAGCACTCTGCAGCGCTATAAGGAATTGCGCGACATCATCGCGATTCTGGGAATGGACGAACTCTCCCCGGAAGACAAACTTGCCGTCGCGCGCGCGCGCAAAATCCAGCGCTTCCTGTCGCAGCCGTTCTTCGTCGCCGAAGTATTCACTGGAAGTCCGGGCAAATACGTTTCGCTGAAGGATACGTTGGCCGGGTTCAAAGGCATTGTGAACGGCGATTACGACAGCTTGCCGGAACAGGCTTTCTACATGGTTGGCACCATCGACGAAGCGGTCGAAAAAGCCAAGAGCCTGCATTAGGGGCCCTCACAGGAGCGAGTCGAATGGCTGCTACCATGCATGTGGATATCGTCAGCGCCGAGGAGTCGATTTACTCCGGCACGG contains:
- the atpD gene encoding F0F1 ATP synthase subunit beta yields the protein MDQAKDQVKSKGKIVQVIGAVVDVDFPREGMPKVYDALHMPDRNLTLEVQQQLGDGVVRTIAMGSTDGLRRGMEVTGTGAPIMVPVGPGTLGRIMNVLGQPIDDAGPVQAEKTMSIHRKAPDFDELAASQDLLETGIKVIDLICPFAKGGKIGLFGGAGVGKTVNMLELIRNIAIEHSGFSVFAGVGERTREGNDFYHEMKDSNVLDKVALVFGQMNEPPGNRLRVGLTGLTMAEYFRDEGRDVLLFIDNIYRYTLAGTEVSALLGRMPSAVGYQPTLAEEMGRLQERITSTKKGSITSIQAVYVPADDLTDPSPATTFAHLDATVVLSRQVAELGIYPAVDPLDSTSRQLDPLVVGEEHYNVARSVQSTLQRYKELRDIIAILGMDELSPEDKLAVARARKIQRFLSQPFFVAEVFTGSPGKYVSLKDTLAGFKGIVNGDYDSLPEQAFYMVGTIDEAVEKAKSLH
- the atpG gene encoding F0F1 ATP synthase subunit gamma, yielding MASGKEIRTKIRSVQNTQKITRAMEMVAASKMRKAQERMRAARPYGDKIRNVAAHMSFANPEYRHPFLVKRAEIKRVGIIVVTSDKGLCGGLNTNVLRLALSKMKEWQAQNIDIDVCAIGNKGLGFMQRLRAKVVSQVTHLGDRPELDKLIGTVKLMLDKYSAGEIDALYIFYTGFINTMKQEPNMEQLLPLSGERLAENRKDDAGTKGAGEIRSGWDYIYEPEARTVIDDVLLRYVEALIYQAVAENMASEQSARMVAMKAASDNAGNVIDELKLIYNKTRQAAITKELAEIVAGAAAV